The Cricetulus griseus strain 17A/GY chromosome 9, alternate assembly CriGri-PICRH-1.0, whole genome shotgun sequence genome has a segment encoding these proteins:
- the LOC103163658 gene encoding vomeronasal type-2 receptor 26 isoform X2: protein MAHRPTQGSRYALFVTAVHLCGCLSGSAFSGPRAWLLPRQRPRFDRPGDIMVGGSFSIFELSHGTLPDFTAPPAGLQASEVSQWGYRVAQSFVFAIEEINRSAHLLPNLTLGFSIRNSGDSVHGAVYETLSFLTRQEEPVPNYTCQHGSPQAALVGDTRSALSVAMARLLGLYRFPQVSYSSSLPSLSDKIQFPSFLRTLTSDLRSSFAVTQLIIHFRWSWVIILAHDDDFGQQASSLANQELRSAHVCIEDTLHVPSHESSGKIEEIVQKMQKCTARAVLVFLSNANFQIILYGLLGTTVSGQVWVSKGTLHMALALSIPGISQVLHGTFGLLYHSSRAIGFPEFLADLRPSQTPEDTFIKKFWESTFDCTWPHQSGTVREGVQMCSGNESLKNKRYPFQEVSKMDAAYTAVYSIAHALQDVIDRGHQDGKGTDSQHFHPWQLLHALRKVHFKTPDGSEIMFDANGDLVTIFDIFQGQKTPEGVFHLAHVGMIDPQVFSENKMMVHLKEDLQVPSSVCSESCLPGSSQVPRVGAPQCCFDCSRCPEGHFAGQKDMKRCLQCPKEQYSSHSRDHCLPRTESFLAFEEPLGFMLALVALFLSGLAVLVLGVFVKHRDTPVVRANNRTLSYLLLMSLSLCSLCALLFLGRPSVVTCLLRQTTFAVVFTVAISSVLAKTLTVVVAFRATQPGGKIRLCLSPRAPTSVVLIASFMQLVLCGVWLATSPPFPDRDMVSEPQHIVIQCQEGSGTLFLCVLGYLGILAGGTFSVAFLARGLPDVFNETKFLTFSMLLFCSVWTAFLPLYHSARGKSTVAVEIFSILASTAGLLGGIFIPKCYIILLKPERNTPAWLRQGHQAQPDRQSETLHRRCLPRSTPHKFVI, encoded by the exons atggcccataggcccacCCAGGGCAGTCGCTATGCTCTGTTtgtcactgctgtgcacttgtgcG GCTGTCTCTCCGGGTCTGCTTTTTCTGGACCAAGAGCCTGGCTGTTGCCCAGGCAGAGGCCTCGCTTTGACCGTCCTGGCGATATAATGGTGGGTGGCAGCTTCTCCATCTTTGAACTGTCTCATGGTACCCTGCCTGACTTCACTGCCCCACCAGCTGGACTGCAGGCTTCAGA AGTTTCCCAGTGGGGCTACCGGGTGGCCCAGAGTTTCGTCTTTGCCATCGAGGAGATTAATAGGAGTGCTCACTTGCTGCCCAATCTGACCCTGGGCTTCTCCATTCGAAACTCTGGAGATTCAGTGCATGGAGCCGTCTATGAGACTCTGAGTTTTCTCACGAGGCAGGAGGAGCCCGTCCCCAACTACACCTGCCAGCATGGCTCTCCTCAGGCTGCCCTGGTTGGGGATACGCGGTCAGCCCTGTCTGTAGCCATGGCCAGACTTCTGGGGCTGTACAGGTTTCCTCAG GTCAGTTACTCATCCTCACTACCCAGTCTCAGTGACAAGATCCAGTTCCCATCTTTCCTGCGGACCCTGACCAGTGACCTCAGATCATCTTTTGCAGTGACCCAGCTGATAATTCATTTTCGGTGGTCCTGGGTGATCATTCTGGCCCATGATGATGACTTTGGACAGCAGGCCAGCTCTCTGGCCAATCAGGAGCTAAGGTCAGCTCACGTGTGTATTGAGGACACTCTCCATGTCCCTTCCCATGAGTCCTCGGGGAAGATTGAAGAAATTGTCCAGAAGATGCAGAAATGCACAGCCAGGGCTGTTCTGGTTTTCCTAAGCAATGCCAATTTCCAAATAATCCTGTATGGCTTACTGGGCACCACTGTGTCGGGCCAGGTCTGGGTCAGCAAGGGAACTCTGCACATGGCGCTCGCCCTGAGCATTCCAGGCATTTCCCAGGTACTGCATGGCACATTTGGCCTTCTGTATCACAGCAGCAGGGCAATTGGCTTCCCTGAGTTCCTTGCTGACCTGCGCCCCAGCCAGACCCCAGAGGACACGTTCATAAAGAAGTTCTGGGAGTCCACCTTTGATTGTACATGGCCCCACCAGAGCGGCACAGTGAGAGAGGGTGTCCAGATGTGCTCAGGCAATGAGAGTCTGAAAAACAAGCGGTACCCTTTCCAGGAAGTGAGTAAGATGGATGCTGCTTACACAGCTGTCTACAGCATTGCCCATGCCCTGCAAGACGTGATAGACCGTGGGCACCAGGATGGGAAAGGTACTGACTCTCAGCACTTCCATCCCTGGCAG cTTCTTCATGCCCTCAGGAAGGTGCATTTCAAAACTCCTGATGGAAGTGAAATTATGTTTGATGCTAATGGAGATTTGGTGACAATATTTGACATTTTCCAAGGGCAGAAGACCCCCGAGGGTGTATTTCACTTGGCCCATGTAGGAATGATAGACCCTCAAGTCTTTTCGGAGAACAAAATGATGGTCCATTTGAAGGAGGATCTTCAA GTGCCCAGCTCTGTCTGCAGTGAAAGCTGCCTTCCGGGATCCAGCCAAGTGCCTAGGGTGGGAGCCCCCCAGTGCTGTTTTGACTGCAGTCGTTGCCCCGAGGGACACTTTGCAGGCCAAAAAG ACATGAAGAGATGTCTTCAGTGCCCCAAGGAGCAGTACTCAAGCCACAGCAGAGACCACTGCCTGCCCAGGACAGAGAGCTTCCTGGCTTTTGAGGAACCTCTGGGATTCATGCTGGCTTTGGTGGCACTCTTCCTGTCTGGTCTTGCTGTCCTGGTTCTGGGAGTGTTTGTGAAGCACAGAGACACCCCTGTGGTCAGGGCCAACAACAGAACCCTCAGCTACTTACTCCTGatgtctctttccctctgttcccTGTGTGCCTTGCTATTCCTTGGCCGGCCCAGTGTGGTCACATGCCTCCTCCGTCAGACCACCTTTGCTGTGGTGTTCACGGTGGCCATCTCCTCTGTTCTGGCCAAGACTCTCACAGTGGTCGTGGCCTTCCGGGCCACCCAACCTGGGGGCAAGATCAGGCTTTGCCTGAGCCCCAGAGCTCCTACCTCTGTGGTCCTCATTGCTTCCTTCATGCAGCTTGTTCTTTGTGGGGTCTGGTTGGCCACTTCTCCCCCTTTTCCAGACAGGGATATGGTCTCGGAGCCCCAGCACATCGTCATCCAGTGCCAGGAGGGTTCTGGCACCCTCTTCCTCTGTGTGCTGGGCTACTTGGGGATCCTGGCAGGGGGcaccttctctgtggctttcctgGCCAGGGGTCTACCAGATGTCTTCAATGAGACTAAGTTCCTGACCTTCAGCATGCTGCTCTTCTGCAGTGTCTGGACAGCCTTCCTGCCCCTGTACCACAGTGCCCGAGGTAAGTCCACTGTGGCTGTGGAGATCTTCTCCATCCTGGCCTCCACTGCTGGGCTTCTGGGTGGCATCTTCATCCCAAAGTGCTACATCATCTTGCTGAAACCAGAGAGGAACACCCCTGCCTGGCTAAGGCAAGGCCACCAGGCACAGCCGGATAGGCAGAGTGAGACGCTGCATAGAAGGTGTCTTCCCAGGTCCACACCACACAAGTTTGTCATATAA